A DNA window from Legionella sp. MW5194 contains the following coding sequences:
- the rplI gene encoding 50S ribosomal protein L9 — protein sequence MQVILLENVRNLGKLGDKVNVANGFGRNFLIPQSKAVFATAENVKLFEQRRAELEKKAQQAQAVAEQRAAKLNDITLVISAMASDEGKLYGSVGVNEIRDALVARSIEVSRREIVMPEGPIHSVGDFTVEVHVHSDVIATLQIQVVASK from the coding sequence ATGCAAGTTATTTTATTAGAAAACGTTAGAAATTTAGGCAAACTTGGCGACAAAGTGAATGTTGCAAATGGTTTTGGCAGAAATTTTCTGATCCCACAAAGCAAGGCTGTATTTGCTACTGCAGAAAATGTTAAATTGTTTGAACAACGTCGTGCCGAACTTGAGAAAAAAGCACAACAGGCTCAGGCTGTTGCCGAACAACGTGCAGCCAAGCTGAACGACATCACGCTGGTTATCTCTGCCATGGCCAGTGACGAAGGCAAGCTGTACGGTTCTGTTGGTGTGAATGAAATCCGGGATGCCCTGGTGGCGCGTTCCATTGAAGTCAGCCGACGCGAAATTGTCATGCCAGAAGGTCCTATCCATTCTGTGGGTGATTTCACTGTTGAAGTTCATGTTCACAGCGATGTGATTGCGACGCTTCAAATTCAGGTGGTTGCTTCCAAATAA
- a CDS encoding acyl-CoA desaturase, whose protein sequence is MLINDLVNWLKSHYSSYFPFVLGVLLFVFFYWLLCLILPPLSQGLIGFNIWAFFIFLFFTVHLSLLTISIYLHRAETHRALKFHPVITHFFRFWLWLATGTNRKEWVAIHRLHHQDPDGKKDPHSPVNISIKVLFTSGIEIYNSAKNQDIVKQLGVIRNDDFLEKHLYGKFSMAGPLLLLLLYIVFIGIWGIPLWFLQMILQIILQASVINGLGHYYGYRNFDTQDNSHNLTRFGLFIVGEELHNNHHGDSSSCKFSVKSNEWDLGWFYILTLQYLGLATLKKRTKPDNRHSGAVLHPCMTQGNQDNHRQSINTIDRNSQVD, encoded by the coding sequence ATGTTGATTAACGACCTGGTCAATTGGTTGAAGAGCCATTATTCCAGCTATTTCCCCTTCGTTCTTGGTGTTCTGCTTTTTGTATTTTTCTATTGGTTGCTTTGTTTGATTTTACCGCCATTATCTCAAGGACTAATTGGTTTTAATATCTGGGCCTTCTTTATTTTTCTATTTTTTACCGTGCACTTATCCTTGCTTACGATTTCCATTTACCTGCATCGCGCAGAAACCCATCGGGCCTTGAAATTTCATCCTGTAATCACCCATTTTTTTCGATTTTGGCTGTGGTTGGCAACAGGAACCAATCGCAAGGAATGGGTAGCCATCCATCGCTTGCATCATCAGGATCCGGATGGCAAAAAGGATCCTCACAGCCCAGTCAACATCAGCATTAAAGTATTGTTTACATCTGGAATTGAAATTTATAATAGCGCCAAGAATCAGGACATTGTCAAACAGTTGGGTGTTATCCGGAATGATGACTTTTTGGAAAAACACCTCTATGGAAAATTTTCCATGGCAGGTCCCTTATTGTTGCTGTTGCTCTATATCGTCTTCATAGGCATCTGGGGAATTCCGTTGTGGTTTCTGCAAATGATTCTGCAAATTATCCTGCAAGCCAGTGTGATTAACGGCCTTGGTCATTATTACGGTTACCGTAATTTTGACACCCAGGATAATTCCCATAACCTGACCCGCTTTGGTCTGTTCATAGTGGGTGAAGAGTTGCACAATAACCACCATGGAGACTCTTCCAGCTGCAAATTTTCCGTCAAATCAAATGAATGGGATCTCGGATGGTTTTATATTCTGACTCTGCAGTATCTGGGGCTGGCTACATTGAAAAAGCGAACAAAACCCGATAACCGTCACTCAGGCGCTGTTTTGCACCCTTGCATGACTCAGGGGAATCAAGATAACCACCGTCAATCCATAAACACCATTGACAGGAACAGCCAAGTTGATTGA
- a CDS encoding NGG1p interacting factor NIF3 — MPEFKLSFYVPESHLQAVKQALFDAGAGKLGNYDQTCWQTLGQGQFRPLQGANPALGEPLELNYVTEVKVEMLCEERRLRDAITALKQAHPYEEPAYDIVRLEQLK; from the coding sequence ATGCCCGAATTCAAATTGTCGTTTTATGTCCCGGAAAGTCATTTGCAGGCGGTCAAGCAGGCTTTGTTTGACGCGGGGGCAGGCAAACTCGGAAATTATGATCAGACTTGTTGGCAAACCTTAGGCCAGGGTCAATTTCGACCGCTACAAGGCGCAAACCCTGCGCTGGGTGAACCATTGGAACTGAACTATGTTACCGAAGTCAAAGTGGAAATGCTGTGTGAGGAGCGTCGTTTGCGTGACGCGATTACGGCATTAAAACAAGCGCATCCCTACGAAGAACCGGCCTATGATATTGTCAGGCTTGAGCAATTGAAATAA
- a CDS encoding acetyl-CoA C-acetyltransferase, protein MEQRSNLQGRAVYVVDGNRTPFLKAKDVGPFTGSDLAVAAGIPLLNRQPFSPTELDEVIIGSAMPGPDEANIARVVALRLGCGDKVPAFTVMRNCASGMQALDNAAMQIASGRSELVLAGGTDAMSHAPLLFNEKMASWLGRWFSAKSTGQRLGLMTQFRPSFLAPVIALLRGLTDPIVGLNMGQTAEKVAYRFGITREQMDEFAVHSHLRLAKAYEDGRMTEVMPIIDKKGKVYPQDDGMRTDSTVEKLAKLKPFFDKKFGMVTAGNSSQITDGACLLLLASADAVKKYKLPVMGRIVDSQWAALDPSQMGLGPVHAATPILQRQKLKPAELDCWEINEAFAAQVLGCLAAWNDDDYCKTQLGLQHALGAPSLDQLNKDGGAIAAGHPIGASGARIVLHVLKSLEQTKGTRGMAAICIGGGQGGAMYLERVTEVSE, encoded by the coding sequence ATGGAGCAACGATCAAATTTGCAGGGCAGGGCGGTCTATGTTGTTGATGGCAATCGAACTCCTTTCTTAAAAGCAAAGGATGTTGGGCCTTTTACCGGTTCGGATTTAGCGGTAGCGGCGGGGATTCCCTTGCTGAATCGCCAGCCATTCTCCCCGACTGAACTGGATGAGGTTATTATCGGTTCGGCCATGCCTGGCCCTGATGAAGCCAATATTGCCCGCGTTGTGGCCTTGCGTTTAGGCTGTGGCGATAAAGTTCCTGCGTTTACCGTCATGCGTAATTGTGCATCCGGTATGCAGGCATTGGACAATGCCGCCATGCAAATTGCTTCCGGCCGCAGTGAACTGGTTCTGGCCGGTGGTACCGATGCCATGAGTCATGCACCGTTATTATTTAATGAGAAAATGGCGTCCTGGTTAGGCCGCTGGTTTTCTGCAAAAAGCACAGGGCAACGTCTTGGTCTGATGACGCAGTTTCGCCCGTCTTTTCTGGCTCCTGTTATTGCCCTGCTCAGGGGCCTTACCGACCCCATCGTGGGTTTGAATATGGGACAGACCGCGGAAAAAGTGGCTTACCGTTTTGGTATCACCCGTGAACAAATGGATGAGTTTGCTGTACACAGTCATTTGCGGCTGGCTAAGGCCTATGAAGACGGCCGAATGACTGAAGTCATGCCCATCATTGATAAAAAAGGCAAAGTGTACCCTCAGGATGATGGCATGCGTACGGATTCAACCGTTGAAAAGCTGGCTAAACTCAAACCTTTTTTTGACAAAAAATTCGGCATGGTCACCGCCGGTAACAGTTCCCAGATTACGGATGGGGCTTGTTTATTGTTACTGGCCAGCGCGGATGCTGTGAAAAAATACAAACTGCCCGTGATGGGGCGCATTGTCGATTCTCAATGGGCGGCTCTCGATCCCTCGCAAATGGGGTTAGGGCCTGTCCATGCCGCGACACCGATTCTGCAACGGCAAAAACTCAAACCGGCGGAGCTTGATTGCTGGGAAATTAACGAAGCCTTTGCTGCGCAGGTTCTGGGCTGTCTCGCTGCCTGGAATGATGATGACTATTGCAAAACCCAACTCGGCCTGCAGCATGCCTTGGGCGCTCCTTCGCTGGATCAATTAAATAAAGATGGCGGTGCTATTGCGGCCGGGCATCCTATCGGTGCGAGCGGGGCTCGTATTGTATTGCATGTTTTAAAGTCTCTTGAACAGACAAAAGGAACCCGCGGTATGGCAGCAATTTGTATCGGCGGCGGCCAGGGTGGGGCAATGTATCTCGAACGTGTGACTGAGGTGAGCGAATAA
- a CDS encoding phosphatase PAP2 family protein → MKANSPLTDDESCLFPLLALALFLSFSSLLVNHFFLHFHGNNYFPNGSFGMGVTLLLMMLGCRLLFSNEHVSYLIARKTVLFFIVMATLATMTNAAQYTPFPPIDHYLIAFEALFNIDMAGIVAWTAQYPSFKQLLVYAYASIDYQLSCLPLIIIFFRQFDVVNEHFFLLLCSFILGFSVYYFFPTVAPASMVSSPYFFSEQHATGIKFMEIQNHRIPSTLYGGMVAFPSFHAVWAWFSVYLCRRLRVLCLLLLPLNLLLIASCVLLGWHYPVDILGSVILAGLCHIAYYFCQRHLLKR, encoded by the coding sequence TTGAAAGCGAATAGCCCCCTGACTGATGATGAGAGTTGCCTTTTCCCCTTGCTTGCACTCGCATTGTTCCTGTCATTTTCATCACTGTTGGTGAATCATTTTTTTCTCCATTTTCATGGTAACAATTATTTCCCCAATGGCAGTTTTGGCATGGGGGTAACCTTGTTATTGATGATGCTGGGTTGTCGCTTATTGTTTTCCAATGAACACGTCAGTTACCTCATCGCCCGCAAAACGGTGTTATTTTTTATTGTCATGGCGACATTGGCAACAATGACCAATGCGGCCCAATACACACCCTTTCCTCCCATCGATCATTACCTGATTGCCTTTGAAGCCCTGTTTAACATCGATATGGCTGGCATTGTCGCGTGGACAGCCCAATACCCATCCTTTAAACAACTGCTGGTCTACGCTTATGCCAGCATTGATTACCAATTGAGCTGCCTGCCGCTGATTATTATTTTTTTCCGTCAGTTTGATGTGGTTAATGAGCATTTTTTTCTGCTGCTATGCAGTTTTATTTTAGGATTCAGCGTTTATTATTTTTTTCCTACTGTGGCGCCGGCAAGCATGGTGTCAAGCCCTTATTTTTTTTCAGAGCAGCATGCCACCGGCATTAAATTCATGGAAATTCAAAACCACCGAATCCCGTCCACCCTGTATGGCGGAATGGTTGCGTTTCCATCGTTTCATGCCGTGTGGGCCTGGTTCAGTGTCTACCTGTGCCGGCGTCTGCGAGTGCTATGCCTTCTGCTCCTGCCGCTCAATCTACTGCTTATTGCATCCTGTGTGCTGCTGGGCTGGCACTACCCCGTTGACATTTTAGGCAGCGTCATTTTAGCGGGGCTTTGCCACATCGCTTACTATTTTTGCCAACGCCACCTGCTTAAGCGGTAA
- a CDS encoding carbon storage regulator, translating to MEIINVSFEKPFTVIVKGEAIEVVVFKTLEDGNIKFGIKAPRSVNVHREEIYQAIKQKEQLLESE from the coding sequence ATGGAAATTATTAACGTCTCGTTTGAAAAACCCTTTACCGTCATAGTCAAGGGCGAAGCGATTGAAGTGGTTGTCTTTAAAACACTCGAAGATGGCAATATTAAATTTGGCATCAAGGCACCACGCTCCGTGAACGTGCATCGTGAAGAAATTTATCAGGCCATTAAACAAAAAGAGCAATTGCTTGAAAGCGAATAG
- a CDS encoding sterol desaturase family protein yields the protein MINIFSAYPISNYFLAYYCEINNIGLLNYYGAPFWLVFIVWFIISDLIYYTHHRLGHSVNLFWYFHQIHHSDKSPNITTTFRLHPLDFLSLLITRSICVIIFGPCLLAFAIINFLIR from the coding sequence TTGATTAATATTTTTTCTGCTTACCCCATAAGCAATTATTTTCTTGCTTATTATTGTGAAATCAATAACATAGGACTACTTAACTATTACGGTGCCCCATTCTGGCTGGTATTTATCGTCTGGTTTATCATATCGGATCTCATTTACTATACTCATCATCGTCTGGGCCATTCAGTTAATTTATTCTGGTATTTTCACCAGATCCATCACAGTGACAAATCACCCAATATCACAACTACATTTCGTTTGCATCCGCTTGATTTTTTAAGCCTCCTAATTACCCGCTCGATTTGTGTGATTATTTTTGGCCCTTGCCTTCTCGCTTTTGCGATCATTAATTTTCTCATACGATAA
- the rpsF gene encoding 30S ribosomal protein S6, with amino-acid sequence MRHYEIVFLVHPDQSEQVPAMVERYEGIITKQGGAIHRKEDWGRRQLAYPIKDVHKAHYILMNIECNQTALDELKNAFKFNDAILRELIISQKHAITTESMLMKKEKDNRAA; translated from the coding sequence ATGAGACATTATGAAATTGTATTCCTTGTTCACCCCGATCAAAGTGAACAGGTTCCTGCGATGGTCGAGCGCTATGAAGGTATTATTACCAAGCAGGGCGGGGCTATTCATCGCAAAGAAGACTGGGGCCGCAGACAGCTGGCTTACCCCATCAAAGACGTTCATAAAGCCCATTACATTCTGATGAACATCGAGTGTAATCAAACTGCCCTTGATGAATTAAAAAACGCATTCAAATTCAACGATGCGATTTTGCGTGAATTAATTATCAGTCAGAAACATGCGATTACTACGGAATCCATGTTAATGAAAAAAGAAAAAGACAACCGAGCAGCTTAA
- a CDS encoding 3-hydroxyacyl-CoA dehydrogenase NAD-binding domain-containing protein yields the protein MNNYKHWDMAKDADNIIWLAINRSDTSANTINDEVLNELNSLLQEIAKDSNAAGVVIYSSKPKGFIAGADVNAFSKFNTAEEAVDFLRKGQSVFARLEALAIPTVAMIDGFCMGGGMELALACDYRIVTDDKDTRLGLPEVMLGIHPGWGGTVRLPRLIGGFDAISKVILTGAPLAAQKAKKLGMVDEVVPVRQLKRAAIYYIKNKPAKHKPRFFQTLSNWAWVRMLLSPLMRYQLAKKVKKQHYPAPYAIIDLWEKEGGHGERAYLKEVDSVEQLVSKSDTAKNLIRVFSLRERMKSFAKDSDFKAQQVHVIGAGVMGGDIAAWCALRGLKVTLQDKSYQQIAPAIGRAHTLYKKKLKQPRLIQAALDRLIPDPDGHGIAGADVIIEAVFENLEVKQSIFKRVEVQAKKTAIIATNTSSIPLDEISQVMKHPERLIGIHFFNPVAKMELVEVVSSTKSSKTVVQDACAFVGQIGRLPLPVKSSPGFLINRVLMPYLMECVQLIEEGYSGAVIDNAAEEFGMFMGPVELADTVGMDVCLAVAENLTGHFGGTVPQRLRDMVKEGKLGRKTGEGFYRYKNGKPIKPKVKSDKSGKDIANRLILRMVNESASCLREGVVADSDLLDGGMIFATGFAPFRGGPMNYAKQFGHDKLNELFAKLESKYGSRFKANSDL from the coding sequence ATGAATAACTACAAACATTGGGACATGGCGAAAGATGCCGACAACATTATCTGGCTGGCTATCAACCGCAGCGATACCTCGGCTAATACCATAAACGATGAAGTATTAAATGAATTAAACAGCTTGCTGCAGGAAATTGCCAAAGACAGCAATGCGGCGGGTGTCGTGATTTATTCCAGCAAACCCAAAGGATTTATTGCGGGCGCCGATGTCAATGCGTTTTCCAAATTCAATACCGCTGAAGAAGCCGTGGACTTTTTAAGAAAAGGGCAATCTGTTTTTGCCCGTCTTGAAGCCTTGGCGATTCCTACTGTGGCCATGATTGATGGCTTCTGCATGGGTGGCGGCATGGAACTGGCCTTGGCCTGTGATTACCGTATTGTGACGGATGACAAGGACACACGCCTGGGGTTGCCGGAAGTGATGTTGGGTATCCATCCCGGTTGGGGGGGGACTGTGCGGTTGCCACGCCTCATCGGAGGTTTTGATGCCATTTCCAAAGTAATTTTGACCGGTGCGCCGCTGGCGGCACAGAAGGCAAAAAAACTGGGCATGGTGGATGAAGTGGTTCCAGTGCGGCAATTAAAGCGTGCCGCAATTTACTACATTAAAAACAAACCAGCCAAACACAAGCCTCGATTTTTCCAGACCTTGTCCAATTGGGCATGGGTGCGCATGCTGTTGTCTCCTTTAATGCGTTATCAATTAGCCAAAAAAGTAAAAAAGCAGCATTACCCCGCACCCTATGCGATCATTGATTTATGGGAAAAAGAGGGCGGTCACGGTGAGCGCGCTTACTTAAAAGAAGTGGATTCAGTAGAACAACTGGTAAGCAAAAGTGACACGGCAAAAAACCTTATCCGTGTGTTTTCATTACGCGAGCGCATGAAGTCGTTTGCCAAAGATTCCGATTTTAAAGCCCAGCAAGTCCATGTCATTGGCGCGGGCGTTATGGGCGGCGACATTGCTGCGTGGTGTGCCCTGCGTGGTTTAAAAGTGACATTGCAGGATAAATCCTATCAACAGATTGCTCCTGCCATTGGTCGGGCGCACACCCTGTATAAGAAAAAACTCAAGCAACCACGCCTGATTCAGGCGGCTCTGGATCGTTTGATTCCTGATCCGGATGGCCATGGCATTGCCGGGGCTGATGTGATTATTGAAGCGGTGTTTGAGAACCTGGAGGTGAAGCAGTCCATTTTCAAACGGGTGGAAGTACAGGCAAAGAAGACGGCCATCATTGCGACCAATACTTCCAGTATTCCTCTCGATGAAATCAGCCAGGTGATGAAGCACCCCGAGCGTTTGATTGGCATTCACTTCTTCAATCCCGTGGCTAAAATGGAGCTGGTGGAAGTGGTCAGCAGTACCAAAAGCTCCAAAACAGTGGTGCAGGACGCCTGTGCCTTTGTGGGGCAAATTGGTCGCCTGCCTTTACCGGTCAAATCCAGCCCCGGTTTCCTGATTAACCGCGTATTAATGCCCTATCTTATGGAATGTGTGCAATTGATTGAAGAAGGGTACAGCGGCGCGGTGATTGATAATGCGGCCGAAGAGTTTGGCATGTTTATGGGACCGGTTGAATTGGCAGACACCGTAGGAATGGACGTGTGTCTCGCCGTGGCTGAAAACCTGACTGGCCATTTTGGTGGGACGGTACCGCAACGCCTTCGTGACATGGTAAAAGAGGGCAAACTCGGGCGTAAGACCGGTGAAGGTTTCTACCGCTACAAAAACGGTAAGCCGATTAAGCCCAAGGTGAAGTCCGACAAGTCGGGCAAAGACATTGCGAATCGTCTGATTCTGCGCATGGTCAACGAATCCGCATCCTGTCTGCGGGAGGGGGTAGTGGCCGACAGCGACCTGCTGGATGGCGGAATGATTTTTGCCACCGGCTTTGCGCCTTTCCGTGGTGGTCCCATGAATTACGCGAAACAATTTGGTCATGACAAACTCAATGAATTGTTTGCCAAACTTGAGTCCAAATACGGTTCGCGTTTCAAGGCGAACAGCGATTTGTAA
- a CDS encoding thioredoxin family protein gives MAKTPSTMSPLGTQAPVFSLTDVVTGKTINLTQDNKAKATVIMFICNHCPYVKHINRELTRLANDYLPKDIRFYAINSNDVVNYPDDSPDNMKRTAITEQYPFPYLFDETQEVARAYQAACTPDFFVYDNQLSLIYRGQFDDSRPGNTIPVTGDSIRVALDCVLANQQVNETQKPSLGCNIKWKA, from the coding sequence ATGGCTAAAACACCTTCTACCATGTCCCCACTGGGAACCCAGGCCCCTGTTTTTTCTTTGACTGACGTGGTAACCGGTAAAACGATTAATCTCACACAGGACAACAAGGCCAAAGCCACGGTGATTATGTTTATCTGCAATCATTGCCCTTATGTGAAACACATCAACCGGGAATTAACACGCCTGGCCAATGATTACCTGCCTAAAGACATACGATTTTATGCCATCAATTCCAATGATGTTGTCAATTATCCTGATGATTCACCCGACAACATGAAGCGCACAGCAATAACAGAACAATACCCCTTCCCTTATCTTTTTGATGAAACCCAGGAGGTTGCCAGAGCCTATCAAGCGGCCTGCACGCCCGATTTTTTTGTCTATGATAATCAGTTGTCGCTGATTTATCGTGGCCAGTTTGATGACTCCAGGCCAGGAAATACCATCCCGGTCACAGGGGATTCTATTCGTGTAGCCCTGGATTGCGTGCTGGCGAATCAACAAGTCAATGAAACACAAAAACCAAGCCTTGGGTGTAATATTAAATGGAAAGCGTAA
- a CDS encoding L,D-transpeptidase family protein: MVRLFLNIGFLLFLSPAFSTTFVIPASGDLVGEIQYDSPEPGETLSDVGIRYDVGYFEMVRANPQVDPLRPLPLRTRLVIPSQYLLPPGPREGIVINLAEYRLYYYPPGDNVVVTMPVGIGREGWHTPVGKTRVTVKERDPVWHPTANVRAEAAKNGTPIPNEFPGGDGNPLGRHVLRLGWATYLIHGTNRRDGVGSRVSAGCIRMMPEDIEQLFDMVAVGTPVTVMNEPLKLGLMNGQLYLQVHPALTDEKKVNLHAYLQDKLSGYALKKSLNQQVVGTELRSPSGVPVKITA, from the coding sequence ATGGTGCGATTATTCCTTAATATTGGTTTTTTATTATTCCTAAGTCCTGCTTTTTCAACGACCTTTGTGATTCCCGCCTCAGGCGACCTGGTGGGTGAAATTCAATACGACTCCCCGGAGCCCGGTGAAACTTTAAGCGATGTCGGCATTCGGTATGATGTTGGTTATTTCGAAATGGTTAGAGCCAATCCTCAGGTTGATCCGCTTAGGCCCTTGCCTTTGCGCACCCGTCTGGTCATTCCTTCGCAGTATTTGCTGCCGCCAGGACCCCGCGAAGGCATTGTGATTAACCTGGCGGAATACCGCTTGTACTATTATCCGCCCGGAGACAATGTGGTTGTCACCATGCCGGTGGGTATCGGACGCGAGGGTTGGCATACGCCAGTGGGAAAAACCAGGGTCACTGTCAAGGAGCGCGATCCCGTGTGGCATCCAACAGCCAACGTCAGGGCAGAGGCAGCAAAAAATGGCACTCCCATTCCGAATGAATTCCCTGGCGGCGATGGCAACCCGCTGGGGCGCCATGTATTAAGATTGGGCTGGGCTACTTACCTGATTCACGGAACCAATCGCCGCGACGGCGTCGGCTCTCGTGTCAGCGCAGGATGCATTCGCATGATGCCGGAAGACATAGAACAATTATTCGACATGGTTGCTGTGGGCACACCGGTCACAGTGATGAATGAACCGTTAAAGCTGGGTTTAATGAATGGGCAATTGTATTTGCAGGTGCATCCTGCCTTAACGGACGAAAAAAAAGTCAATCTTCATGCCTACTTACAGGATAAATTGAGCGGCTATGCACTTAAAAAATCACTGAACCAGCAGGTTGTCGGTACCGAACTGCGCTCGCCTAGCGGCGTCCCCGTTAAAATTACCGCTTAA
- a CDS encoding cupin domain-containing protein: MHLQVDGQIVVLRQGENITVKPMNEHKIENRGSTAIKFLVISTPPHSNDRVE; the protein is encoded by the coding sequence GTGCATTTACAAGTAGATGGACAGATAGTCGTTTTAAGACAAGGAGAGAATATCACAGTAAAACCAATGAATGAGCATAAAATTGAAAATCGAGGAAGTACTGCTATCAAGTTTCTTGTAATCTCCACACCGCCGCATTCAAATGATAGGGTTGAGTAA
- the rpsR gene encoding 30S ribosomal protein S18, with the protein MTAYSRRKKMCRFSGEDSFEIDYKDLNMLKNYITETGKIVPSRITGTQTRFQRQLAIAIKRARFLGLLPYCDSHR; encoded by the coding sequence ATGACAGCTTATTCACGTCGCAAAAAAATGTGTCGTTTCAGCGGTGAAGATTCGTTTGAAATCGACTACAAAGATCTGAACATGTTAAAGAACTACATTACCGAAACCGGTAAAATTGTTCCAAGCCGTATAACTGGCACTCAAACCCGTTTTCAGCGTCAATTGGCCATTGCCATTAAACGCGCTCGTTTTCTGGGATTACTGCCATATTGCGATAGCCATCGGTAA